One Microtus pennsylvanicus isolate mMicPen1 chromosome 3, mMicPen1.hap1, whole genome shotgun sequence DNA window includes the following coding sequences:
- the LOC142846202 gene encoding von Willebrand factor A domain-containing protein 5A-like isoform X2: MEQHCGLITGNKEPVPLKSISVTLSINDFVASVSATLNYENEEKVPLEAIFVFPMDEDSAVYSFEALVDGKKIVAELQEKMEAHSIYEDALSQGYQAYLLEEDDYSRDVFSCNVGNLQPGAKVAVTLRYVQELPLETDGALRYVLPAILNPRYQLSEHSVESCLNIKTPMVPLEDLPYTLSMVATIISQHGIERVQSNCSLNPLQYLADDKTSAQVSLAGGHKFDRDVELLIYYNEVHSPSVAVEMGMQDMKPDSLMGAPSAMVSFYPDIPEVEFSKACGEFVFLMDRSGSMGCRMNNQNSQRRIEAAKETLLLLLKSLPMGCYFNIYGFGSSYEKFFPESVKYTQKTMEKAVERVKHLKADLGGTEILKPLCDIYKAPFIPGHSLQLFVFTDGEVDDTFSVIKTVQLNSKKHRCFSFGIGEGASTSLIKGIARVSGGTAEFITGKDRMQTKALGSLKFALNSSVNDISLKWDLPAGLSANMLSPKQTVIFRGQRLIIYAQLTGTMPKVESSGEVCLKYTLQGKVLKNRVTFSIQPKANTSFTIHRLAAKSLIQIKDLGSHKTSKGEEKDVVNISIQSGVLSSFTAFIAINKELNQPVQGPLSPRVIPTPGFGLPDLGASKASHPRLGLKVPAFCRQFLSLKNSAEMRSKSCSTRETIVEMSSDCLFQDYLSCLSSEISEGSARMMENSYSSTKKTTVQISSDCVPEGFEESVFLQLISLQKANGSWELGKNLTKILGTNLEDIQAANPAKDGDPSVWATVLAVLWLHGNGKDLKCEWELLERKAVAWLHDHAGSSIPMLVQAGSNLLKLPVTPAVFGF; this comes from the exons ATGGAGCAGCACTGTGGTCTAATCACTGGCAACAAGGAACCAG TGCCACTGAAGAGCATCTCAGTAACCCTGTCCATCAATGACTTTGTGGCTAGTGTCTCTGCAACCTTAAATTATGAGAATGAGGAGAAAGTCCCCTTGGAGGCAATCTTTGTGTTCCCCATGGATGAAGACTCTGCTGTCTACAGCTTTGAAGCCTTGGTGGATGGGAAGAAAATTGTGGCTGAATTGCAGGAAAAGATGGAG GCCCATAGCATCTATGAGGATGCCCTCTCCCAGGGCTACCAAGCTTACCTATTGGAAGAGGATGACTACTCCAGGGATGTCTTTTCTTGCAATGTGGGGAACCTTCAGCCTGGGGCCAAAGTGGCAGTGACCCTGAGGTATGTGCAGGAGCTGCCTCTGGAGACAGATGGGGCCCTGCGCTATGTGCTCCCAGCCATCTTAAATCCAAGATACCAGCTCTCTG AACACTCAGTGGAGAGTTGCTTGAATATAAAGACTCCCATGGTCCCTTTGGAGGACCTTCCCTACACACTCAGCATGGTTGCCACCATCATTTCCCAGCATGGCATTGAGAGGGTCCAGTCCAACTGCTCCTTGAATCCTTTGCAGTACCTGGCTGATGACAAGACATCTGCTCAG GTTTCCTTGGCTGGAGGACACAAGTTTGACCGGGATGTGGAACTCCTGATTTACTACAATGAAGTGCACAGCCCCAGTGTAGCTGTGGAGATGGGGATGCAGGACATGAAGCCAG ATAGTTTGATGGGAGCTCCTTCTGCAATGGTGAGCTTCTATCCAGACATCCCAGAAGTGGAGTTCTCAAAGGCCTGTGGAGAATTTGTGTTCCTCATGGACCGCTCAGGAAGTATGGGATGTCGCATGAACAACCAAAATTCTCAGCGACGCATAGAGGCTGCCAAG GAAactctgctgctgttgctgaagaGTTTGCCTATGGGTTGTTATTTCAACATCTATGGATTTGGATCTTCCTATGAAAAATTCTTTCC GGAGAGTGTGAAGTACACTCAGAAAACAATGGAGAAGGCAGTGGAAAGGGTGAAGCATTTAAAAGCAGACCTAGGAGGCACTGAAATCTTGAAACCACTCTGCGATATTTACAAAGCTCCCTTCATTCCTGGACATTCCTTACAG ctCTTTGTCTTCACAGATGGAGAAGTTGACGACACATTTAGTGTCATTAAAACAGTTCAGTTAAACAGCAAGAAGCACAG atgtttctcttttggtattgGAGAAGGAGCCTCCACCAGTTTAATCAAAGGCATTGCCCGGGTATCAGGGGGCACTGCAGAGTTTATCACAGGCAAGGACAGGATGCAGACCAAG GCTCTTGGGTCTCTGAAGTTTGCTCTAAACTCTTCAGTGAACGACATCTCTCTAAAATGGGATTTGCCAGCTGGCCTGTCAGCTAACATGCTTTCCCCAAAGCAGACTGTCATCTTTAGGGGTCAGAGGTTAATCATCTATGCCCAATTGACTGGGACTATGCCT AAAGTGGAGAGCTCAGGAGAAGTGTGCCTCAAGTATACCCTTCAAGGCAAGGTTCTTAAAAACAGGGTGACATTTTCCATACAGCCCAAGGCAAATACCAG TTTCACTATTCATCGGTTGGCTGCAAAATCATTGATTCAGATCAAGGACTTGGGCTCCCATAAGACttcaaaaggagaagagaaggatgtGGTGAATATCAGCATTCAGTCTGGGGTCCTCAGCTCCTTCACAGCTTTCATTGCCATAAACAAGGAGCTCAATCAGCCAGTGCAggggcctctgtctcccagagtgATTCCAACACCAG GTTTCGGTCTACCTGACCTCGGTGCATCAAAAGCCTCACATCCACGACTTGGACTGAAAG TTCCTGCATTTTGTCGACAATTCTTGAGTCTTAAAAATTCTGCCGAAATGAGGAGCAAGTCATGTTCTACCAGGGAAACTATCGTTGAAATGTCTTCAGACTGTCTCTTTCAAG atTATTTATCTTGTCTATCATCGGAGATCAGTGAAGGTTCTGCCAGAATGATGGAAAATTCATATTCTTCTACCAAGAAAACTACTGTTCAAATCTCCTCAGATTGTGTCCCTGAAG gTTTTGAAGAAAGTGTTTTTCTGCAGCTGATTTCACTTCAAAAGGCAAATGGCTCCTGGGAGCTGGGCAAGAATCTGACCAAGATTTTGGGCACTAATTTGGAAGACAT